GGGCTGGCGCGGCGATCCACCGAGATGGTGAAGCTGGGAAGCTACTGCACCGTTTTTTCCGCCACGGAGGTGCTGGAGAACATCCGCCACGGCAAGAAGGTGACCGACATCGTCCGGGGAATCTTCTACTCGGTCGTCAAGCGGGTGCTCGAGATGGACTCCACGACGGAGCGCGTCGTCATGACCGGCGGGGTCGTCGCGCACAACCCGTACATCGTGGAGATGACGGAGGAGATGATCGGCCGCCCGGTCCTGCTCTCGGAGTTCCCGCAGCTCGCGGGGGCGATCGGCGCGGCCTTCTACGCGATGGAAGAAGAGGAGGGAGACGCGAATGGCTGAGGAGAAGAAGATCGTGCGGAAGAAGATCCAGGCCGGGGACATGATGAACCGGATCATGGCCGACTACTTCTACGACCTGAACGAGGCGGCGACCACCGGCAGGCGGAAGGTCGCCTGGTGCACCAGCGTGGGGCCGGCGGAGCTGCTCCGTGCGATGGGGTTCGCGGTCCACTTCCCGGAGAACCACGGCGCGATGCTCGGCGCCACCCGCATGTCCACCGACATGATCCCGGAGGCGAACGCGATCGGGTACTCCCCGGACATCTGCTCGTATCTCACCGCCGACATCGGCTCCTTCCTGAAGGGGGTGACCCCCCTCTCGAAGGCGTACAAGGGGATCGAGTCGGTGCCCAAGCCCGACGTACTCGTCTACAACACCAACCAGTGCCGCGACGTCCAGGACTGGTTCGCCTGGTACTCCGCCCGGCTGGGGGTCCCCGCGATCGGCGTCACCTCCCCGAAGAACGTGAACGACGTGACCGACGCGCACATCGACGACGTCACCCGGCAGATCCAGGCGCTGGTCCCCGCCCTGGAGGAGATCTCGGGAGCGAAGCTCGACATGGACCGCCTGCGGGAGACGGTGTCGCTCTCCCGGGAGTGCACCGAGCTGTGGAAGAAGGTGCTGGAGACGGCGACCGCGGCCCCCGCGCCGCTCACGTTCTTCGACGGCACCATCCACATGGGGCCGGCGGTGGTCCTCCGGGGGACGCAACTGGCGATCGACTACTACAAGGTCCTCCTCGCGGAGCTCGAACAGCGGATCCGCGACGGCGTGGGCGCGGTGGACGAGGAGTCGTCGCGCATCTACTGGGAAGGGATGCCGGTGTGGGGGCGGCTGCGGCAGCACTCGGAGCTGTTCGCGGGGCTCAAATCGAACGTCATCGCCTCCACCTACTGCAGCAGCTGGATCTTCCCCTCCTTCGACGGGAACGACCCGTTCCGGAGCATGGCGAAGGCGTACCTCGAGCTGTTCATCGTCCGGTCCGACCGGTACAAGGAGAAGTACATCCAGGGGATGCTGGACAAGTTCCGGATCGACGGGATCGTCTACCACGACGCCAAGACGTGCCCCTACAACTCGAACAGCCGGTACGGGCTCCCCCAGCGGGTCGAGGAGGCCACCGGAGTCCCGAGCCTGGTGATCTCCGGGGACCTGAACGACCTGCGGTGCGTCTCGGACGAGCAGACGAAGACGAACGTGGAAGCGTTCATCGAACAGATCGCGGAGGGGAAGTGACATGCTGGACGCTCTCTTCAAGCCCAGGGGCGTGGCGATCGTCGGCGCATCGACCAAGGAGCTGTCGATCGGCAACGTCATCATCAAGAACCTCCAGGAGTACGGCTACAAGGGGGCGATCTACCCTGGCCCACGTGATCATCCCCGCGAAATTCGTCCCGCAGACGATCGAGGATTGCGGGAAGAAGGGGATCAAGGCG
This genomic stretch from Deltaproteobacteria bacterium harbors:
- a CDS encoding 2-hydroxyacyl-CoA dehydratase yields the protein MAEEKKIVRKKIQAGDMMNRIMADYFYDLNEAATTGRRKVAWCTSVGPAELLRAMGFAVHFPENHGAMLGATRMSTDMIPEANAIGYSPDICSYLTADIGSFLKGVTPLSKAYKGIESVPKPDVLVYNTNQCRDVQDWFAWYSARLGVPAIGVTSPKNVNDVTDAHIDDVTRQIQALVPALEEISGAKLDMDRLRETVSLSRECTELWKKVLETATAAPAPLTFFDGTIHMGPAVVLRGTQLAIDYYKVLLAELEQRIRDGVGAVDEESSRIYWEGMPVWGRLRQHSELFAGLKSNVIASTYCSSWIFPSFDGNDPFRSMAKAYLELFIVRSDRYKEKYIQGMLDKFRIDGIVYHDAKTCPYNSNSRYGLPQRVEEATGVPSLVISGDLNDLRCVSDEQTKTNVEAFIEQIAEGK